A region of the Gadus morhua chromosome 1, gadMor3.0, whole genome shotgun sequence genome:
CGTTTGGGAATGACCGGAATTCTCTCGCTCCTTGGGGCCGTCTCCCTGCTGTGCATCTCCTTCCTGTGCAAGTACAGCATGGCTGTACTCTTGAAGACCATTTCACAAGAGCGGCAACCCAGCAGCTTTGGCAACTTACTGGCACGGCACCTTACCCTTTGTTGTTCAGACGCCAATAGCTCTGCTGCGTGGCATTTCCGCATATGGCAATGAAGTCCAGCTCCTGTGCGGGAAGTTCTAGGACAGAATAAACATTGGGCAATGGAGACAGTTGGAGGGGTGCTTGCCCCATCCCCAGCCAATACGAATGGTTCACTACGACCAGCCTGCTGATGCTTGAGAAAAGCCCGACTCTCCGCTGGATGGCATGTCCGCATATGGCAATGAATTCCAGCTCCTGAGCGTGCTTTTCTAGGACAGAATAAACATTGGACAAATGTGCGATTTACTTGAGGCTCTGAACTATCAGACTGGCTCGAGCCAGCCTCAGAAGCCGATTGGGGTGAGTCGGCGGGAGGGGTGCTGGCACCATCCCCAGACAATAGAGATGGTTCACCACAAACAGCCTGCTGATGCTGGAGAAGAGCCTGCTTCTGCCTGAAGCCTCTGCCGCACGAGGCACAAGCGTACGGGACACTGTCAATAAAGCCAGGTTGGTGGCCAGGCGACTTGTCCTGGAGACCGTCGGGATCAGAGGCTCCGTCCGCACGAGCCAAACCCAGTTCATCAGGAGAAGTAGCACACATGTGGTGCTGTAATGATGATAGAAGGGAGAACTCATTCCCACAGGACACACATTTGTGAGGCTTGGGTAACGCATGTTTGGACTCTTGATGTAGCGAATGTTCTGTCATGTTAGGGGATTCCTGGTCACATTCTGGACCACCGAAGGAGTGGCATGCAAGGGGCTGCTTTCGAGAGTGACTGTCTGGTTTTGGTTCCACGTGTGCTACCAGTTTGGCCAGCCGGGACAGGGTGCCTGTGGTAGGCCGGCAGCGGTGTAAAGACTCTGGTGCTCTTGTAGGGTTCCAACGGCAAGGGACTCCATCCATGCTCCTTTACAGACCTAGAAATACATGAAAACAAGGTTAAATTGTTCATCACACCATGATGCACCGTCAGAGTCATTACACACGAGACCCACAAAGAAATTTGACACATGTAACTCAgataacattttcctccattaAGCTAGTGACATTGTTGTTTCTTTGTCTTTACAGCGCAATAGTGCTGAATGATTAAAATGTATCTAgattaaactaaactaaactttaTTTGTACAACCCTAATCACAGGTCTAGTCTCAAAGCGTTTAACAGGCCGTATATTTATGATTGATGAGGATAAAACGAAACGAAGACACCTTGAAAAGGATCGCAGAGTGGGGTATCCCTCCTTCCAGAAAGGATCAGGTGTGCAATTGGGGCCATACTTGACATACatacaggcaaaacattttaaatcagtGATCgggtgctggccggttaaccTTAAAGAGAGGTGCATCCAGTCGCAGTCGCTGCAACACACTGGAACAGACTAATGAAAGCTCTCCACTATGTGGTGGTGAGAGAGCTGCCTGAGGGGCGTCGCACTGCTCCATGGAAGTCAACATGTCTGCTAACTTTAGCCTGCTGTTAGCATCAGGAGACAGACGCTTAGTCTCTCTCGATCCACAACATACCTCGGCACTACGACCGCTCAGACAGATGGTGTCCCGACGAGGTGAGCTCAAAAGAGACTCCGCTCCACTTTGAGTTTCATCGCGACCATCTACTTTGACAAGGACCGCAAAGCGAAACTATGATTGAACTAAAGTTTGTGTTCACGATGATGAAGACGTGAGATTACTTCCGACGACGTCATCAGACCTCGCTACGTCGTTTATACCTTCTGACGCCTTCAAAACGGTCGGAGTTTCGGCCCTTATGGTGCGTTCACATCGCTGGaaattatggggaaaacattttctcTTCATCGGAAAGTTCGCTTGAACGACACATTAGGCTTGTTTTTGATGGCGCATGCGGCTTCGTTTGCCATGCGTCAGAATGCAATCAGGGATTTAAAACGTCAGAAATCAGTCTACATCTTATATCATACACGCAGCATTGgatgctgggacgcgagaaatgcggccgccatcttgaagTGGGGAACCTGGAGCAGCCACAGCGTCTacagcagaaacaggatgccgggcttgtgttcagcgtattcctgctctAATGAGCGGACCGTCAacaataggaatcgggggattacttttcacaagtaagattttaacattaccgtactattggtcGTATTTTGTGAAAAGAATATTACCAGTATTTTGGTCTTCGTTAGTACTGAAATCTTAGCCAGCTAGTCTAATAAAAAAGAGTGACCATAATATAATTGCTTGTCAATGAAATTAAAAAATGACAtacttgaataaataaatgatgaagATAAAGATTGTAAAATCCAACAGGGGTGGAAGTTAGGACCACAGTCCAGATTGTGCAGGGGGGGTATATGTTAACTAACTAGACATGTCTAACTTTCCAACCCATTTTTGTGTAGCCCACCTTCGTGAAATTTGTGGGACAAAATGTGTGATAAACAGGAAAAGGCCGTGCCACACTTACCTGACACCTGGAATGGGGTATCTAATCTTGGGATTACTGTTGAACTAGAATATGTGTTCACCCGGCTATGAACTGAGACTTGATAAATCATATTCCATAAGCACTGACCTAGATTACATCTGACACTTTTGAAGGTTTCCCAAAGACAAAGATGTGAGGAAGAAGTGGGAAGTGGctttgaggagaggaggattcACTGCAAGTGATTATTCAGTTGTGTGCAGTCAACATTTTAAGCAGGCTGATTTTGACAGGACGGGTCAGATTGTCAGACTACGTGATGGTGTTATTCCATCCCTCTTCAGATTCCCGGTTCACCTCCAAAAAGTAGGTGGATTATCATTAGACTATTAGCattcataaatgtaaatattctATTGACAAACCAACcttttatatattgtattatgtattatgtataatGTTTCTTCATTTCATTTGGCAAAGGGCAGGGCTGCTTCTACCTCCAGAAGAGCTGACGAAAGCCTGTCCGTGGCCTCTAACGATTCCCCAGAAATGACAACCTCCCACCCACAACCTCAGCCTAATGATGTGAGTATTTCTACTTTCAACATCATACATAATGTTCCTGGACATATTAAAATCTCACTTGTTTTGCTGCCACTCAtgttaaacacactcacaactaACTGGCTTTGATAGCTGATGATTATAACAAAGAATGTGGATGTGGGCCATAAACTGCTGCCCCCAACCTTTGgtattcactcccctcccacatcaaagtctctccaaccctctcttctttcaaatctgccctcaaatcATACCTTTTAACACTAgtcttccccacctaactcccaccttattcttcatatttaacctctgtttttcttttattcctagtctgtcttacatagttttgatagggcaatatgtaaagcgtcttagagtaccatattaagcgctatatacatttcatttattattattattaaactagTTGTGTCAAAATGATGTTTGTGAAGTGAAACATTACTCAAACCATGTttatccctctttctgtctAGTGGAACATTACTCAAACCCTGTTTGTCCCTTTTTCTACTAGGATCATGGCTATGCCTTGCCTGCTTCTCCTACCGCTGTTAAGGCCAAAGTCAATGAACACCTGGCAAGAGTGGAAAGTCTGGCGCAAGAAAAGAAGAATGCCATGTCCAGAGAAAAGAGGGCAAAAA
Encoded here:
- the LOC115548498 gene encoding uncharacterized protein LOC115548498 isoform X2; the encoded protein is MGKTFSLHRKVRLNDTLGLFLMAHAASFAMRQNAIRDLKRQKSVYILYHTRSIGCWDARNAAAILKWGTWSSHSVYSRNRMPGLCSAYSCSNERTVNNRNRGITFHKTGQIVRLRDGVIPSLFRFPVHLQKGRAASTSRRADESLSVASNDSPEMTTSHPQPQPNDDHGYALPASPTAVKAKVNEHLARVESLAQEKKNAMSREKRAKTTVKGLLGDLRENNLINEELSEKLAFYSDLKTDFVAKQGHEYSQDCSCVPLELGQRGRAIFI
- the LOC115548498 gene encoding THAP domain-containing protein 6 isoform X1; the encoded protein is MGKTFSLHRKVRLNDTLGLFLMAHAASFAMRQNAIRDLKRQKSVYILYHTRSIGCWDARNAAAILKWGTWSSHSVYSRNRMPGLCSAYSCSNERTVNNRNRGITFHKFPKDKDVRKKWEVALRRGGFTASDYSVVCSQHFKQADFDRTGQIVRLRDGVIPSLFRFPVHLQKGRAASTSRRADESLSVASNDSPEMTTSHPQPQPNDDHGYALPASPTAVKAKVNEHLARVESLAQEKKNAMSREKRAKTTVKGLLGDLRENNLINEELSEKLAFYSDLKTDFVAKQGHEYSQDCSCVPLELGQRGRAIFI
- the si:ch211-148l7.4 gene encoding zinc finger protein 135 — its product is MDGVPCRWNPTRAPESLHRCRPTTGTLSRLAKLVAHVEPKPDSHSRKQPLACHSFGGPECDQESPNMTEHSLHQESKHALPKPHKCVSCGNEFSLLSSLQHHMCATSPDELGLARADGASDPDGLQDKSPGHQPGFIDSVPYACASCGRGFRQKQALLQHQQAVCGEPSLLSGDGASTPPADSPQSASEAGSSQSDSSEPQVNRTFVQCLFCPRKARSGAGIHCHMRTCHPAESRAFLKHQQAGRSEPFVLAGDGASTPPTVSIAQCLFCPRTSRTGAGLHCHMRKCHAAELLASEQQRVRCRASKLPKLLGCRSCEMVFKSTAMLYLHRKEMHSRETAPRSERIPVIPKRRKQETYPCQVCGRVFLHHLSLRAHSKQHSASDVTAIPKQGHSAEANARQSKYTERQPKNLHHALLTKGKSGRKTETLDEETALRSSRNGCKVEEEVESDFPCPSCAKVFSLQSELRNHAELHQSTAHWRQCSVCLQEMDTSKGLGSKKRRLYHCVPCQQTFPALDTFLKHCQDHLRVRVEEDHIAEAFGFHSNKNRD
- the LOC115548498 gene encoding uncharacterized protein LOC115548498 isoform X3, whose protein sequence is MGKTFSLHRKVRLNDTLGLFLMAHAASFAMRQNAIRDLKRQKSVYILYHTRSIGCWDARNAAAILKWGTWSSHSVYSRNRMPGLCSAYSCSNERTVNNRNRGITFHKFPVHLQKGRAASTSRRADESLSVASNDSPEMTTSHPQPQPNDDHGYALPASPTAVKAKVNEHLARVESLAQEKKNAMSREKRAKTTVKGLLGDLRENNLINEELSEKLAFYSDLKTDFVAKQGHEYSQDCSCVPLELGQRGRAIFI